A region of the Apium graveolens cultivar Ventura chromosome 6, ASM990537v1, whole genome shotgun sequence genome:
cattttcatgcaaatgtgaagattttcaaagatgctggaatagagtagtgaagcagcgtggagttagactagatatattttgttttattatcttgtcttactgtcatgtaacttggtgatatataaaccaagagtagccaGTAGAACAAAAAAAAGttaagcaagcttattttcagagaaacatatcaagctgtattctgtaagaatttctctgtagttttgtttgtttaacttgtaaagcagttgtgagctattaTAAGCTTGACAGAGTTctcaatatgatatatatatatggtggatactttcaaatccaccagaaagttttaaaacttgtattttattacttagtgatttgatttctattactcttccattccgcactattgcaaatcaaacactgttatatatattaagttataataattttaaaatctcaaaagtagctagaattacattcaaccccccttctgtaattcttgttgtattatttagggaataacaatttttttatattttgatGTAATGCTGCTATCCATAGCTTGTAGACAAGCCAAACCTTGTTGTATCTGTAAAATACATTTGGGGCATATAATTAGATGCTACTATAATGCAAAGGAGgaatcaattctaaaaattatgggGGAAACAATTATAACAAAATTACAAGGTCAAATGCCTAGGAGTTGTTAAACAACTCCCGGGTGATGTACTGTGGCTCTGGCAATGGTTGTGGCTTCCCAACACGCATCTGTGCAATGCCTGAGTACCACTACATGTTGCCTTTGTCATCCACTGAGTATGGCTGACGAGCCACTACAACCTCGAGGTGCTGACTAAAACGGGTCCAGTCACCAATCTCAGCAAACCATACACCCCGCCAGTCATAGGGATTGAACGGAATTATAGGCTTCCTATACTCTGTCATGTTAACAGGTGACCGTGGGATACCCTGTCTGAACCTGAATTGTCTCATCACGCTATCAAAATGCTGATACTCTACAACATCATAGCATAGCACTGGAATCCTGGCAAGACCAAAGTAAAGAGCCTCCCAATCCTCAGTCGATATGTCATGATCCCCATCTGAATCTTCCTCCACCTCTTGAAAGTGGGCATATGGCGTCCATGCCACAATATCAGCTGCAACTCCATCAAACTCGCATCTATAATGTGGCAAACTATGATGAGGCACCAATCTACTGTCACGCCTACCTATAGCCTGTTTTCTCTTAACAACAATCCCGATACCAAGAACATCATCATCAATaggatcatcaggaacaacatcaGCCTACACCTTACCCTTTCCTCCCTTTCCCCTACCCTTACCCCTAACCTCCTTGACCTCCGTCACCTTCTTCCCCCTAACCTCCTTCCCCTGCTTCCCTTTCACCTCCTTCCCCTTCTTCCCGTTCTTCCCCTTAGGCTCCTCCTCCGCCTCCTCCTCCACCTCCTCCTCCCCAGCTACCACCTCATCAACCGGCCTAGCCCAGAACTCAGTTGCTGGATATGAATCCCTGATAGGATCAGGAAGAGGTCTCCCAATCAAGAATCACTCATATGCCCACAACTACAACAACCATGTACAACATGCAATCCTCTTCGCCCCTTTCTGTGCCGCATGCTCGAGCCCCCTATATAGATATGACAGAACCGCAGAATCCCAGGACCATCGTGACACCCGTAAAAAAGGGAAGGTGTTCAATGTACTTCGGTTGCACCACATTCCTACTACTGGAAGGAAAAAGAACTGAACCAATAACCATGAGCAAGTATGCCTGTGTGTGGATAGCAATCCTCCTCGGATCAGGACCCGGATCAACTGTCCCATATATCTGATACAACCACGTGTACTTTATGCCGGCTCTGGCCCATGCCACTTTCACCTCCTCTTCATCCAACGGCTCAAACCAATGTCTCGCAAAATACCCCAAGGCACTATCCAGACCGTCTCCAACTAACGGATGCCCAACAACTAGTAAACCCAAGATATAGCCAACATCCTCCAGAGTCACTGTCATTTCCCCCTGTCTCATGAAGAAGGTGTTGGTCTCGGGACGCCACATCTCCACAAGTGACGTGACAAGCCTCGTATCATTCTGCAAAACCACACCCGGATTTGCAAACACACCAAAACCAATGCTATGCAACAAGTCCTTATGTGCATCAGACAAAACCCACCTACGCATGTTCCTGTTCCCACAATAGCACTCCAAAGAACCCGCTCATGTCCCTCCCAAACATCCGAACTCACATGATACTCATTATCAaagataatgtcatgactaactGGACTCGGCAATATGTTATCCATCCCAAAATAATATACATACAATTTAACGTTATATACTTCAAGTAGACATTCCACATTTAAAATCAAACGTATAATCACATTCACATGTACCAAAACACATTCAAAAGAGAGTTTACAGCTAGTATTTGATTAACATATACCACCAAATTACCAAACAATTAACCAGCGCAATATTTAACATGTGTCATCCTGCTAATAACTTATAGATAATGCACAAACAACCTCTGAATCTTACATTTTAACAGTAATTCATTATTACATCTCAACCAAGGCATATCAATCAACATGAGGGATCCAAAGTTAATACACAGAATGAACGGAACCAAGACATTCTCACATTACTTTTCTGACACAACCACAATCAACATCATTCGACAAAACACAACCAAGTCATTCTTACATTATGTATTCCGACACAACCACAGTCAACAATATTCGATAAAATGCAACCATTACGATTaactgatcatgatcaactgGAAATAATCAACGATAATATGATTACACaaaaattacataaaaattaATCAATAAAGTTGAAACAACAAAATACACACAAATCTTATACACACAAATCGtaaatatacaaaattaaagAATCAGAATACGCACAAATCGTATATGTaaacgtatatatatatacgttATAATCTTTTTTCCGCAAATCTGGATACAAGATGATTATAATTGATTATACATACAAAATGAACCAATTACAGTTGATTATACATACAAAATGAATTAAAATACACACAAAATGGAACTACACATACATAAACTGATTTTTATGAACCCTAACCCTAAAAACCCGAGATTGTCCCTAATTGTAATGAAATTACGAACCTGGAATGAGAAATCAACAAAACAGGATGGAATTGGGTTGTAATCGCCTGAAAATCGCCTGAAAATCGCACCAATCGCCTATTAATCAAACTCAGTTGGCTGATTATTTGATTAAACTGTAAAACGGGTTTATTTTTCGGGTAAAACTGAGAACTGTAATCCCGCATATATTAGTAGCAGAAGGTAATTAAGGGTATTAATGTCTTTACCCGTTCCGCACATAATATACGCGGAAGCCACTCCGTTCCGCGGAAAAAAGCGTGGACCATCGAATTGTTTTTTAAAATCCTGGTCGTTGGATTTCTAATCCAACGGCCAGGAAATAATGTGTTGGTTAACAGTTCCCTGACACATGATTGTTAGGGAACATGACCcaaaattcatatatatttttataaaaatatatccaaaaatatactgtatatgtaaatatatatttaatatatataaatatatatatgtaaaattatatccaactatataatattatatatatatatattaattaatttatttatttttatacacAAAACGAACACGAAACGATGAGTTacggatatgtgtttacccttagGTATACGAATGCTAAACGGGTCGGGTATGTGCTTGCCCTTCACTACACGAAACATGAAAGTACACGACATGAAAGTATACGAATGACACGAATTGTCAGCTGTAATGTTAGGGATGCATATTCTTGACAAATgtttaaaaaattgaattttcATGCTTGATATGCATATACGGCGGGTTTTCGGGTAGCTCCGCATACATGTATTTTGGGCTGTTAAATCCCAAAAATGAGTTATTTTGATCATTTTTTCTTTACATGTATGAACATAATTATGACATTAAAAGATGAGTTATGAGTGTGTATATTAG
Encoded here:
- the LOC141665159 gene encoding uncharacterized protein LOC141665159, which produces MRRWVLSDAHKDLLHSIGFGVFANPGVVLQNDTRLVTSLVEMWRPETNTFFMRQGEMTVTLEDVGYILGLLVVGHPLVGDGLDSALGYFARHWFEPLDEEEVKVAWARAGIKYTWLYQIYGTVDPGPDPRRIAIHTQAYLLMVIGSVLFPSSSRNVVQPKDSYPATEFWARPVDEVVAGEEEVEEEAEEEPKGKNGKKGKEVKGKQGKEVRGKKVTEVKERKQAIGRRDSRLVPHHSLPHYRCEFDGVAADIVAWTPYAHFQEVEEDSDGDHDISTEDWEALYFGLARIPVLCYDVVEYQHFDSVMRQFRFRQGIPRSPVNMTEYRKPIIPFNPYDWRGVWFAEIGDWTRFSQHLEVVVARQPYSVDDKGNM